Proteins from one Hemibagrus wyckioides isolate EC202008001 linkage group LG16, SWU_Hwy_1.0, whole genome shotgun sequence genomic window:
- the LOC131366742 gene encoding la-related protein 6-like: MDSISNEKYFSVSNENDEDLDLDVWIPPDADLLQKMVSQIEYYLSDENLAKDAFLLKHVRRNKMGYVNIKLLTSFKKMKQLTKDWRVTAYALRHSVKLEVNEEGNKVRRIEPVPESVLFQVPSRLLLVWNVTESNLTEDMAHDPSTPRKSTMETAIAILEPFGTITMARVNRPGRELLPELQKYSYRYPELFTKESVLVEYEDLEGAGRAYHQLSQSEGNMRVLLVGKASKKKAVDVGLEDRSNGKGISILNQRMLQLQTCGEDSSACSSSESEFACSSPLSIPRVFSGQVCSSPLNSPRSSPRCVRAPLPGPRISPLLASEVWGSPETSPELREKRKLCTNQNRHCQTSEKRLLNGEAAPPGVLRLPYGPDGSKGFHAIIVRRRLHYSFKV, translated from the exons ATGGACAGCATTAGCAATGAAAA ATATTTCTCTGTGTCGAATGAAAACGATGAAGATTTAGACCTTGACGTCTGGATACCTCCGGATGCTGATCTGCTACAAAAGATGGTCTCTCAGATTGAGTATTATCTCTCTGATGAGAATCTGGCCAAGGATGCTTTCCTTTTAAAGCATGTCCGAAGAAATAAGATGGGTTACGTCAATATCAAGTTGCTGACCTCTTTTAAAAAG ATGAAGCAGCTCACAAAAGACTGGCGGGTTACAGCCTACGCCCTCCGCCATTCTGTAAAACTAGAGGTGAACGAAGAGGGAAATAAAGTGCGCAGAATAGAACCGGTGCCCGAGTCTGTCCTCTTTCAGGTACCAAGCAGACTGCTGCTGGTCTGGAACGTCACAGAATCAAATCTGACCGAGGACATGGCACATGACCCATCAACACCTCGCAAGAGCACCATGGAAACTGCTATTGCAATTCTGGAGCCATTTGGCACCATCACCATGGCTCGGGTCAACAGACCTGGCAGAGAGCTTCTTCCCGAGCTTCAGAAATACAGCTACAGATACCCAGAGCTGTTCACTAAGGAGAGCGTATTAGTGGAATATGAAGATCTGGAAGGAGCTGGACGTGCTTACCACCAACTCTCACAGTCTGAAGGTAACATGAGAGTACTCCTGGTGGGGAAAGCTTCCAAAAAGAAAGCTGTGGATGTGGGTTTGGAGGACAGAAGTAACGGGAAGGGGATCTCCATCCTGAACCAGCGCATGTTACAGCTTCAGACTTGTGGTGAAGACTCCTCAGCATGCAGCTCCTCAGAATCCGAGTTCGCTTGTTCATCGCCTCTAAGCATCCCTCGCGTTTTCTCCGGCCAGGTGTGTAGCAGCCCCTTAAACAGCCCACGTTCCAGCCCTAGATGTGTCCGTGCACCCCTTCCAGGCCCTCGCATTTCTCCACTCTTAGCCTCAGAAGTCTGGGGCAGTCCAGAAACAAGTCCAGAACTGCGAGAGAAACGCAAGTTGTGCACCAACCAAAACAGACACTGTCAGACGAGTGAAAAAAGGCTACTAAATGGAGAGGCGGCGCCTCCCGGAGTCCTACGCCTGCCTTATGGTCCTGATGGGAGTAAAGGTTTTCATGCGATCATAGTTAGAAGACGACTTCATTACTCATTTAAAGTATAA